In Armatimonadota bacterium, one DNA window encodes the following:
- a CDS encoding aldehyde dehydrogenase family protein, with amino-acid sequence MERKKMLIGGEWVEAKSGEWSDNINPHNGEVISQVPKAGPEDVDLAVDKAYEAYYETWSKVHPSERARLIFKLADAIEEMTPELARMESLDMGKPLTQSMGEIPATADTFRYFAGLADKIEGEVLVTPHETFGYTVREPFGVVASITPWNFPILILSIKGAPALAAGNCIIFKPASSSPSTALEVGRLAQEVGFPPGVVQVITGEGGAMGSRLAGSPKVGKVTFTGSTEVGRKIIEASANNIAKVTLELGGKTANVVFPDADMDMAVAAAARTIFLNCGQICTSASRLLVHESIKDEFVGRLVKIAEGIKVGDPFDPATKVGPISSKQQYETVLHYIELGKAENARLLTGGERPKDPALSRGFYVMPTIFDDVCCDMRIAQEEIFGPVLSVLTFKDDDEAVEIANATEYGLAAALFTTNLSRAHKIAARMEAGIVWINCTNLFGAWMPYGGYKTSGLGFEAGIEGLKEFTRLKTVLIDTSDRPNTWAYA; translated from the coding sequence ATGGAACGCAAGAAGATGCTCATCGGTGGCGAGTGGGTGGAGGCGAAGTCGGGTGAGTGGTCGGACAATATCAACCCGCACAATGGAGAAGTCATCTCCCAGGTACCCAAAGCCGGGCCCGAAGACGTGGACCTCGCCGTAGACAAGGCCTATGAGGCCTACTATGAGACCTGGAGCAAGGTTCACCCTTCGGAGCGTGCGCGGCTGATCTTCAAGCTGGCGGATGCCATCGAAGAGATGACGCCGGAACTGGCCCGCATGGAATCGCTGGATATGGGAAAGCCCCTGACCCAGAGTATGGGTGAGATCCCGGCAACCGCCGACACTTTCCGTTATTTCGCGGGCCTCGCGGACAAGATAGAGGGCGAAGTCCTGGTCACGCCCCACGAGACTTTCGGCTACACGGTGCGCGAACCCTTTGGGGTTGTGGCTTCCATCACTCCCTGGAACTTCCCGATCCTGATCCTTTCCATCAAAGGCGCGCCGGCTCTTGCGGCGGGCAACTGCATCATCTTCAAGCCCGCCTCCTCGTCGCCGTCCACTGCTCTCGAGGTGGGGCGACTGGCCCAGGAGGTCGGCTTCCCGCCGGGCGTTGTGCAGGTGATCACCGGTGAGGGCGGCGCGATGGGTTCTCGCCTGGCAGGAAGCCCGAAGGTGGGCAAGGTCACCTTCACCGGGAGCACCGAAGTCGGTCGCAAGATCATCGAGGCCTCCGCGAACAACATCGCCAAGGTCACCCTCGAACTGGGCGGCAAGACTGCGAATGTGGTCTTCCCAGATGCGGATATGGACATGGCTGTTGCGGCCGCGGCGCGCACCATCTTCCTGAACTGCGGCCAGATCTGCACGTCCGCCAGCAGGCTCCTGGTCCACGAGAGCATCAAGGACGAGTTCGTCGGGCGCCTGGTCAAGATTGCCGAGGGCATCAAGGTAGGCGATCCCTTCGACCCAGCTACCAAAGTCGGCCCGATCTCCTCGAAGCAGCAGTATGAGACGGTCCTGCACTACATTGAGCTGGGCAAGGCGGAGAACGCCCGGCTGCTCACCGGCGGCGAAAGACCCAAGGATCCGGCGCTTTCACGCGGGTTCTACGTCATGCCCACGATCTTCGATGATGTCTGCTGCGACATGAGGATCGCGCAGGAAGAGATTTTCGGCCCGGTCCTGTCGGTCCTGACCTTCAAGGACGATGACGAGGCAGTTGAGATCGCCAACGCCACCGAGTACGGTCTCGCGGCAGCCCTGTTCACCACGAATCTGTCCCGGGCCCACAAGATCGCGGCGCGGATGGAAGCGGGGATCGTGTGGATCAACTGCACCAATCTATTCGGCGCCTGGATGCCTTACGGCGGCTACAAGACCAGCGGCCTCGGCTTCGAAGCGGGA
- a CDS encoding SIS domain-containing protein, which produces MRAKSGAGERMRTEIIQQPDAITATLAAGTDRVRALADQLRKSDIGNVLLVARGTSDNAAMYGRYAFSIITHKITTMMPPSLLTVYDVPFEFKNTFVLGISQSGESVSVLEFLDMARKRGALTCGLTNTMNSPIRDVADHLLVTYAREETSVPATKTYTTALAVLHQLATLWAGDLNRARQIYDVHKWMQAVLAHEGLVRQHAERYRYMNNCSVMGRGLSLASALETALKLAQCAQVVPSPYSGADFLHGPVAGIAPGFPCFVFAPNGKALQSMAELLTTLHDREAETFVVSNNPQLLDDATIGIHIPDMPEELAPMVEVLVGQLLSLHLSLHKGIDPDAPRGVTKVTLTL; this is translated from the coding sequence ATGCGAGCGAAAAGCGGCGCAGGCGAGCGCATGCGCACCGAGATCATCCAGCAGCCCGATGCCATTACCGCCACCCTGGCGGCGGGCACGGACAGGGTCCGCGCCCTGGCCGACCAACTGCGCAAGAGCGACATCGGCAACGTCCTGCTGGTGGCCCGAGGGACGTCGGATAACGCGGCTATGTACGGCCGCTATGCCTTCAGCATCATCACTCACAAGATCACGACGATGATGCCCCCGTCACTGCTGACGGTGTACGATGTGCCCTTCGAGTTCAAGAACACCTTCGTCCTGGGGATCTCCCAATCAGGCGAGTCTGTGAGCGTCCTGGAGTTCCTGGACATGGCGCGCAAGCGCGGAGCTCTGACCTGCGGCCTTACCAATACCATGAACTCGCCCATCCGCGATGTCGCCGACCATCTCCTGGTGACCTACGCCCGGGAGGAGACCAGTGTTCCTGCCACAAAGACGTACACAACCGCGCTTGCGGTTCTACACCAGTTGGCGACACTCTGGGCAGGCGATCTCAACCGCGCTCGGCAGATCTACGATGTCCACAAGTGGATGCAGGCCGTGCTGGCGCATGAGGGCCTGGTTCGGCAGCATGCCGAGCGGTACCGCTACATGAACAACTGCTCGGTGATGGGGCGAGGGCTCAGTCTCGCCTCCGCCCTGGAGACCGCGCTAAAACTGGCTCAGTGCGCGCAGGTGGTCCCAAGTCCCTACAGCGGCGCCGACTTTCTGCACGGGCCGGTTGCCGGGATCGCTCCCGGTTTCCCGTGCTTCGTTTTCGCCCCCAACGGCAAGGCACTGCAGTCCATGGCGGAACTGCTCACGACCTTGCATGACCGGGAGGCGGAGACCTTCGTGGTCTCCAACAACCCTCAGCTTCTCGACGACGCCACCATCGGCATCCATATTCCGGACATGCCCGAGGAACTGGCGCCGATGGTCGAAGTGCTGGTAGGCCAGTTGCTGTCCCTGCACCTGTCGCTGCACAAGGGCATCGACCCCGATGCCCCGCGAGGGGTAACGAAAGTCACCCTCACACTCTAG
- a CDS encoding MtnX-like HAD-IB family phosphatase, which translates to MIRDVHSPLSDNDLVFCDFDGTISVTDTGIAIIDALNLDEAWEVEHEWRAGRIDSMECLRRQFAMVHLSPQDLYALLDTFPLHDDFQDFYCFVRSRGAHLVVVSDGLDFYVDYLLGRIGFTTCEGERVLERQYDCIPRFANHATVDESGVRIEFPHMSPICSQCGNCKLTHLFRLRREFARVIYLGDGFSDMCPARYADVLFAKDHLAEAAQRDGLRYHPFESFADVIKVLS; encoded by the coding sequence ATGATACGCGACGTCCACAGCCCCCTTTCCGATAACGACCTGGTCTTCTGCGACTTTGACGGCACAATCAGCGTGACCGACACCGGCATCGCCATCATCGACGCCCTCAACCTGGACGAAGCCTGGGAAGTGGAGCATGAATGGCGTGCCGGGCGCATTGATTCCATGGAGTGCCTCCGCCGGCAGTTCGCCATGGTGCACCTGTCACCGCAGGACCTGTACGCGCTGCTGGATACCTTCCCGTTGCACGATGACTTTCAGGACTTCTATTGTTTCGTACGCAGCCGCGGAGCCCATCTCGTGGTGGTGAGCGACGGCCTGGATTTCTACGTGGACTACCTGCTCGGCCGCATCGGTTTCACCACCTGTGAAGGGGAACGAGTGCTGGAGCGACAATATGACTGTATTCCGCGATTCGCCAATCACGCCACCGTAGACGAGAGCGGCGTTCGCATCGAGTTTCCGCACATGAGCCCGATCTGCTCGCAGTGCGGCAACTGCAAGCTCACCCACCTGTTCCGCCTGCGCCGCGAGTTTGCCCGGGTCATCTACCTCGGCGACGGTTTTTCGGACATGTGCCCGGCGCGCTATGCCGACGTGCTTTTCGCGAAAGACCATCTCGCCGAAGCCGCGCAGCGAGACGGCTTGCGTTACCACCCGTTCGAGAGTTTCGCGGACGTGATCAAGGTGCTCTCCTGA
- a CDS encoding glycosyltransferase family 39 protein, protein MATDRPTTSRFAGRAPWVILGVAFLVRLIVVVAALRDPSIPPSTDNYVGMAELWLEEGYYSKVEWPPVYPFLAKLLLLSVGKGPIFHILLALHLLCGTASVWFVWRIASLLGLEPRACVLGAAIAALEPSAVIHTGLVLTETLYVFVLTGSLFALLRSFDAERAASIRRGLLGGVGMALGSLLRFVGLPVAVAMGVWTALTGPVSHRRRRLISCALLLVPVALANIAWATRNYVDLGHFEIHSSGGHNLAVMWVGPARVMHERLPVDSRNCLYVWTPEELGEHWDTPDKFAQSRAMARAAVKWALAHPLEIVAGLVRSAALLWFGPGRAPWEKITGLDPLPLWLNGMLYLFHFVFAILTAIGLWCWWNGRREARAGLALVFLMIAVHQLSLGCSGYNRYLVPIVPFASMLAAVALIDVSRYLRNSLAHMKQSGWLEPEVRPRKERVSRADAQTEDADFGLRNLLTDLGKPEDTEEPDEEGATADDATRKE, encoded by the coding sequence ATGGCCACCGACAGACCCACAACGAGTCGCTTTGCCGGCCGCGCCCCGTGGGTGATCCTGGGCGTGGCTTTCCTCGTGCGCCTGATCGTCGTCGTCGCGGCCCTGCGCGACCCGAGCATTCCCCCTTCCACCGACAACTACGTGGGCATGGCCGAACTGTGGCTGGAGGAAGGGTACTACAGCAAGGTTGAATGGCCGCCGGTCTACCCCTTCCTTGCGAAGCTGCTCCTGCTCAGCGTGGGCAAGGGCCCGATCTTCCACATCCTGCTGGCGCTGCATCTGCTCTGCGGCACGGCGTCGGTCTGGTTCGTCTGGCGGATTGCCAGTCTGCTGGGCCTGGAGCCCCGCGCCTGCGTCCTCGGCGCCGCAATAGCCGCCCTGGAGCCCAGCGCGGTCATCCACACCGGGCTTGTGCTCACCGAAACCCTGTACGTCTTCGTTCTCACCGGCTCGCTGTTCGCGCTCCTGCGGTCATTCGATGCCGAACGCGCCGCCAGCATCCGCCGGGGTCTTCTCGGCGGAGTCGGCATGGCCCTGGGCAGTCTCCTGCGCTTCGTCGGGCTGCCGGTTGCAGTGGCCATGGGTGTCTGGACCGCGCTCACGGGCCCTGTCTCCCACCGAAGGCGACGTCTGATCAGTTGCGCCCTCCTCCTGGTTCCTGTGGCGCTTGCGAACATCGCCTGGGCGACGCGAAACTACGTGGACCTGGGGCATTTCGAAATCCACTCCTCCGGCGGGCACAATCTCGCAGTCATGTGGGTAGGCCCGGCGCGGGTCATGCACGAGCGCCTGCCCGTGGACTCCCGCAACTGCCTCTACGTCTGGACGCCCGAGGAGCTCGGTGAACACTGGGACACGCCCGACAAGTTCGCCCAGAGCCGGGCCATGGCGCGGGCTGCTGTGAAATGGGCTCTGGCGCACCCGCTGGAGATCGTCGCCGGCCTGGTGCGCTCCGCGGCGTTGCTCTGGTTCGGGCCGGGGAGAGCACCGTGGGAGAAGATCACCGGGCTGGACCCGCTCCCTTTGTGGCTCAACGGCATGCTCTACCTGTTTCATTTCGTCTTCGCGATCCTCACGGCAATCGGCCTGTGGTGCTGGTGGAATGGGCGGCGTGAGGCCCGGGCAGGCCTGGCGCTGGTCTTCCTGATGATCGCCGTGCACCAGCTTTCTCTGGGTTGCAGCGGCTATAACCGCTACCTGGTGCCCATTGTGCCCTTCGCCTCGATGCTCGCGGCGGTGGCCCTGATCGACGTCTCGCGGTATCTGCGGAACTCCCTCGCACACATGAAACAATCGGGCTGGCTGGAACCCGAAGTGCGTCCCCGCAAGGAACGGGTCTCGCGCGCGGACGCGCAGACGGAAGACGCAGACTTTGGGCTGCGAAACTTACTGACGGACCTGGGGAAACCCGAGGATACCGAGGAGCCGGACGAAGAGGGGGCCACTGCGGATGATGCGACGCGCAAGGAGTGA
- a CDS encoding alginate lyase family protein, with protein sequence MKTRTALRLLLVGLLTTLAAGASCQTPEPLVLSACDSADDWTGGKLVAAPVKQGSGAILWDHGQSDRLALKTVPDDWKPYNTLSFWMYSPKATGSRFMLIIPSENPITDGMDYYSAAIIVDFTGWREYSFSLLDDLAENRTPVGWHRVGGLNFTASGWENTPNPETQVIIDDVKLSWEAARLGPRMTDEELFAAMNLDYPGLEETKRLVGAGDLEAAKAAFVAHLRTRERPRFYVNPRDFPTADKRPAKPDTRAADEALQQRYTIMGVPLQFEDEIDWRANPTDPFSPEWTWQLGRFHWWSSLGRAYWDTGDEKYVRQFVKELRSWVHANLMPGKVNNSVGSRWRTIECGIRLASSWPNAFFRFLPAESFTVDDVILMVKSFAEQADYLHRYPTGGNWLTMEANGMGHVGVLFPEFKRAETWRTDAVARLYRELDTQVYPDGPQKELTTGYHYVALGNFLGLVRICMLNDVPVPEDYIAKLERMWEMGMWAMTPDRTLPHVNDAWYVNVPGELKRALEYFPDRDDFRWIATDGKEGVPPGHTSHWFPWSGWAVMRSGWDRDDNYLFFDVGPFGMGHQHEDKLAFVVHAYGSDLLVDVGSYAYDRSAMRSYVLSPQAHNTVLVDGRGQHRRARRETFINSEPQDNPWYSTETLDFMSGEYADGFGTSNDETVTHRRAILFVKPDYWLVLDTLVPGDAETHRYEAFFHFGPENAEAAGARAWTLSDKANLEILAAGAPVSAEIVKGQETPYYLGWIGKHGLDGRRPMPVARFTWEAAGESRVLYAVYPTPPGEESPVEGFQQVPTDAGLSAELRFSDGRRDLVTIEGDKWRVERYSPAGEIVSVLTVEP encoded by the coding sequence ATGAAGACACGCACAGCCCTGAGACTGCTCTTGGTCGGATTGCTCACCACGCTCGCAGCGGGAGCCTCCTGCCAGACGCCCGAGCCCCTCGTTCTGAGCGCCTGCGACAGCGCGGACGACTGGACCGGCGGCAAGCTGGTCGCCGCCCCGGTGAAGCAAGGCTCCGGTGCGATCCTCTGGGACCACGGCCAGAGCGACCGACTCGCCTTGAAAACTGTACCGGACGACTGGAAGCCCTACAACACTCTCTCCTTTTGGATGTATTCGCCGAAAGCCACCGGCTCGCGCTTCATGCTCATCATTCCATCGGAGAACCCGATAACCGATGGAATGGATTACTACTCAGCAGCCATCATTGTGGATTTCACTGGGTGGCGCGAATACAGTTTTTCGTTGCTCGATGACCTGGCTGAAAACCGCACACCGGTGGGCTGGCACCGAGTCGGCGGGCTGAACTTCACCGCGTCCGGGTGGGAGAACACCCCCAACCCCGAGACGCAGGTGATTATCGACGACGTGAAACTGAGCTGGGAGGCGGCACGCTTGGGACCGCGCATGACCGACGAAGAGCTTTTCGCCGCGATGAACCTGGACTACCCCGGCCTGGAAGAGACCAAGCGCCTCGTGGGAGCGGGCGACCTTGAGGCCGCGAAGGCGGCTTTCGTGGCACATCTCAGGACCCGGGAGCGCCCGCGCTTCTACGTGAACCCGAGGGACTTCCCCACTGCTGACAAGCGACCCGCGAAGCCCGACACTCGCGCCGCGGATGAGGCGCTCCAGCAGCGTTACACGATAATGGGCGTCCCGCTCCAGTTCGAGGATGAGATCGACTGGCGGGCCAACCCCACCGATCCCTTCAGCCCCGAATGGACCTGGCAGTTGGGGCGCTTCCACTGGTGGTCATCGCTGGGCCGGGCCTACTGGGACACCGGAGACGAGAAGTACGTGCGGCAGTTCGTGAAAGAGTTGCGCAGCTGGGTCCACGCCAACCTGATGCCCGGAAAAGTCAACAATTCCGTGGGCTCGCGCTGGCGCACCATCGAATGCGGAATTCGTCTCGCAAGCAGCTGGCCCAACGCGTTCTTCCGCTTCCTGCCAGCCGAGAGCTTCACCGTGGATGACGTGATCCTCATGGTAAAGAGCTTCGCCGAGCAGGCCGATTACCTCCACCGTTACCCCACCGGAGGGAACTGGCTCACTATGGAAGCAAACGGGATGGGCCACGTGGGCGTTCTCTTCCCGGAGTTCAAGCGAGCCGAGACCTGGCGCACCGACGCTGTGGCCCGGCTATACCGGGAACTGGACACACAGGTCTACCCCGACGGCCCCCAGAAAGAACTGACCACCGGTTACCACTACGTGGCGCTGGGCAACTTCCTGGGCCTCGTGCGCATCTGCATGTTGAATGATGTCCCGGTGCCGGAAGACTACATCGCGAAACTGGAGCGCATGTGGGAGATGGGCATGTGGGCCATGACTCCGGACCGTACCCTGCCCCACGTGAATGACGCATGGTACGTGAATGTGCCCGGTGAACTGAAGCGGGCGCTGGAGTACTTCCCCGACCGCGACGACTTCCGCTGGATCGCCACCGACGGTAAGGAAGGAGTGCCGCCGGGCCACACCTCTCACTGGTTCCCCTGGTCAGGCTGGGCCGTCATGCGCAGTGGCTGGGACCGCGATGACAACTACCTGTTCTTCGATGTGGGGCCCTTCGGAATGGGGCACCAGCACGAGGACAAGCTGGCCTTCGTGGTCCACGCTTACGGCTCCGACCTGCTGGTGGATGTGGGCAGCTACGCTTACGATCGATCCGCGATGCGCTCGTACGTGCTCAGCCCCCAGGCACATAACACCGTCCTCGTGGACGGCCGAGGGCAGCACCGCCGGGCACGCCGCGAGACCTTCATCAACTCCGAGCCCCAGGATAACCCCTGGTACAGCACCGAAACACTGGACTTCATGAGCGGCGAGTATGCCGACGGATTCGGCACATCCAATGACGAGACTGTCACCCACAGACGGGCAATCCTGTTCGTGAAGCCCGACTACTGGCTGGTGCTGGATACTTTGGTGCCCGGCGATGCCGAGACCCACCGCTATGAGGCGTTCTTCCACTTCGGGCCGGAGAACGCCGAGGCGGCCGGCGCTCGAGCCTGGACGCTGAGTGACAAGGCGAACCTGGAAATCCTTGCCGCCGGGGCCCCGGTAAGCGCCGAGATCGTCAAGGGCCAGGAGACGCCGTACTACCTGGGCTGGATCGGCAAGCATGGTCTCGACGGCCGGCGACCCATGCCCGTTGCGCGCTTCACCTGGGAAGCGGCGGGCGAGAGCCGGGTGCTGTACGCCGTCTACCCAACGCCGCCCGGCGAGGAATCGCCGGTGGAGGGCTTCCAGCAGGTTCCCACCGATGCCGGCCTGTCCGCGGAACTGCGTTTCAGCGACGGTCGCCGGGACCTGGTCACCATCGAGGGCGACAAGTGGCGCGTGGAGCGGTACTCACCCGCGGGCGAGATCGTCTCGGTGCTGACCGTAGAGCCGTGA
- a CDS encoding Gfo/Idh/MocA family oxidoreductase, with product MFAAAVIGCGRIGSTIDDEIDRWSSVMLPYSHAARYAQAPQTQLVAGCDADPERAERFRQRWGTERAFTDIHEMMEACRPDIVSLATQTATRVEAGLAAVEHNPKALFIDKPVAETLRDADRLLDACRAKGIVVAVNCSRVWDPRAIRAKEIIDEGIIGDLRCIRGFCGGGLSHMGSHLLTFMQFYAGRASWVVGQTAMPPEDRPDADVSGLGLIQYENGIHGYFNMLDPGPVGVELDLVATGGRIRSINGEADWELYLPGSVPTRHKTLAKQQFPMPHQMTSWGIRTVEDICDCIETGRKPLCAGDDGRHALEIGLAIRHSQRNGNCRVDLPFTDLDAALLSA from the coding sequence ATGTTTGCTGCCGCTGTCATCGGCTGTGGCCGCATCGGGAGCACCATCGACGATGAAATCGACCGCTGGTCCTCCGTCATGCTCCCGTATTCTCACGCCGCCCGCTACGCACAGGCCCCACAAACGCAACTCGTCGCCGGTTGCGATGCCGACCCCGAACGCGCCGAGCGGTTCCGGCAGCGCTGGGGCACAGAGCGCGCGTTCACCGACATCCACGAGATGATGGAGGCCTGCAGGCCCGACATCGTCAGCCTCGCGACCCAGACCGCGACCCGCGTGGAAGCGGGCCTCGCGGCGGTGGAGCACAACCCCAAGGCGCTGTTCATCGACAAGCCCGTGGCCGAGACTCTGCGCGACGCCGATCGCCTCCTGGACGCATGCCGAGCGAAGGGCATCGTGGTGGCGGTCAACTGCTCCCGCGTCTGGGACCCGCGGGCAATCCGCGCGAAAGAGATCATCGACGAGGGGATCATCGGCGACCTGCGCTGCATTCGGGGGTTCTGCGGGGGCGGCCTGAGCCACATGGGCAGCCATCTACTTACCTTCATGCAGTTCTACGCGGGCCGGGCGAGCTGGGTGGTGGGCCAGACCGCGATGCCGCCCGAAGACCGCCCCGACGCGGATGTGAGCGGCCTGGGACTGATTCAGTACGAGAACGGAATCCACGGCTATTTCAACATGCTGGACCCGGGGCCGGTGGGTGTGGAACTTGACCTCGTGGCCACCGGCGGCCGCATCCGCTCCATCAATGGTGAGGCCGACTGGGAGCTGTACCTGCCAGGATCGGTGCCAACACGACACAAAACCCTGGCAAAGCAGCAGTTCCCCATGCCCCACCAGATGACAAGCTGGGGCATCCGCACGGTGGAGGATATCTGCGATTGCATCGAGACCGGTCGCAAGCCCCTTTGTGCCGGTGACGACGGGCGGCACGCGCTGGAGATAGGCCTGGCCATCCGGCACTCTCAGCGCAACGGCAATTGCCGCGTCGACCTGCCCTTCACCGATCTCGATGCCGCGCTGCTGTCGGCGTGA
- a CDS encoding zinc-ribbon domain-containing protein translates to MSLFDKLKQAVSEVADSGARQIEILKLQNQIGTVETEIERQYAEAGKRVRELYRRKEVLDSEIEVIMKRIDALQAEVEELRLKVQEQQQAGHTDSAAAPAANQATPQAPVTPPRVVTPETPDPTAAYQPPVVQTPAPAPEPEPEEALCPECGAKVKADARFCAGCGHKLVSD, encoded by the coding sequence ATGTCTCTCTTCGACAAGCTGAAGCAGGCCGTCAGTGAGGTCGCTGATAGCGGCGCACGGCAGATCGAGATTCTCAAGCTTCAGAACCAGATTGGCACGGTGGAAACCGAGATCGAGCGCCAGTACGCGGAAGCCGGCAAGCGGGTGCGGGAACTGTACCGCCGCAAGGAGGTCCTCGACAGCGAGATCGAGGTTATCATGAAGCGCATCGACGCGCTTCAGGCGGAGGTTGAGGAACTGCGGCTCAAGGTGCAGGAGCAGCAACAGGCCGGGCACACAGACAGTGCGGCCGCTCCGGCTGCGAACCAGGCGACGCCGCAGGCCCCAGTCACCCCGCCGCGGGTAGTGACCCCGGAGACACCGGATCCGACTGCAGCCTACCAGCCGCCGGTTGTGCAGACCCCCGCCCCGGCTCCCGAGCCCGAGCCCGAAGAGGCCCTCTGCCCCGAATGTGGCGCGAAGGTCAAAGCCGATGCACGTTTCTGCGCGGGGTGCGGACACAAGCTTGTTTCCGACTGA
- a CDS encoding type II toxin-antitoxin system RelE/ParE family toxin yields the protein MHEVSFTRSAQKGLEALPRDVQVRIAGRIDALSEDPRPSGSQPLKGHFAGLRKLRVGDYRVVYHVDDESRTVCVLRVGHRRHVYD from the coding sequence ATGCACGAGGTCTCGTTCACCCGCTCAGCCCAGAAGGGGTTGGAGGCTCTGCCGCGAGATGTCCAGGTACGTATTGCAGGGCGCATCGATGCTCTCTCAGAGGATCCGCGCCCGTCGGGATCACAGCCGCTGAAAGGCCATTTCGCGGGGCTCCGAAAGCTCAGGGTCGGCGACTACCGGGTGGTCTACCATGTGGATGATGAAAGCCGCACGGTATGCGTCCTGCGTGTGGGACACCGGCGTCACGTGTATGATTGA
- a CDS encoding amidohydrolase, which produces MLPLADGPIIDLHAHIHPFALPVRRASARELVADMDRLGIEVTAVSSARAIMQDMVEGNAQLARDLETTDRLRGYVFANPNQVELSISQVRRYLPEPGFIGLKLYSGGYIGHPLNCREHERILDVVASEFPRAVVLVHCGENDPANFPGLLSLAREFASLTFLAGHMGSKLWRDALPVLAQAPNIMAEICAPVPARNRIEDAVATMGAERVVFGSDWPIISQPYMLGCVGDADISDSDRRAILYDNAARILRQAGQLADEQNDPVR; this is translated from the coding sequence ATGCTCCCCCTGGCGGACGGGCCGATCATTGACCTGCATGCCCACATCCACCCCTTCGCGCTGCCGGTGCGGAGAGCATCGGCGCGGGAGCTCGTGGCGGACATGGATCGCCTGGGCATTGAGGTCACGGCAGTATCCTCGGCCCGAGCGATCATGCAGGACATGGTCGAAGGCAACGCCCAGCTTGCCCGGGACCTGGAGACCACCGACCGCCTGCGCGGATATGTCTTCGCGAACCCGAATCAGGTTGAGCTGTCGATCTCCCAGGTGCGCCGGTATCTGCCCGAGCCCGGGTTCATCGGCCTGAAGCTCTACAGCGGCGGATACATCGGCCATCCACTCAATTGCCGTGAGCACGAGCGGATTCTGGATGTGGTGGCGTCTGAGTTCCCGCGCGCGGTTGTTCTGGTGCATTGCGGGGAGAATGATCCGGCGAACTTCCCGGGCCTGCTGAGCCTGGCCCGGGAGTTCGCGTCGCTCACGTTCCTGGCCGGGCACATGGGCTCAAAGCTCTGGCGTGATGCCCTGCCGGTACTTGCCCAGGCACCGAACATAATGGCCGAGATCTGCGCTCCCGTGCCCGCTCGGAACCGCATTGAGGACGCGGTGGCGACAATGGGTGCGGAGCGCGTGGTATTCGGCTCAGATTGGCCGATCATCAGCCAGCCCTACATGCTGGGGTGCGTGGGCGACGCCGACATCAGCGACTCCGACCGCCGGGCGATCCTGTATGACAATGCCGCGCGCATTCTCAGGCAAGCCGGGCAGTTGGCTGATGAGCAGAACGACCCAGTGAGGTAG